The Methylacidimicrobium sp. B4 genome contains a region encoding:
- a CDS encoding cell division protein FtsQ/DivIB produces the protein MNHFRKPNRRRPSTRSVLQTKAGAQQRRRLFLRRIASLVLILAGLVSIAGGGYYVGTRLALPFLSTDSRFALQEVVLEGTERLPRKEILAASGLRLGQNLLSISLPEVYKAVSSLPYVQRASVRRELPNRIEITIEERVPLAKVWTKAKRFSGQSLCVDFQGVVFVARRGEVVALLPELEGVPSDDLEIGNRLHTPECRAALHLLRLLQGTPSLRNLLDPASLDVSGHLCLRVVTRDGVGIVLRLDHLERQMKRLQKIYVFSQSRGRKVASVDLTPEQNVPVIFEY, from the coding sequence ATGAACCACTTCCGCAAGCCCAACCGGAGAAGGCCCTCGACCCGGAGCGTCCTGCAGACGAAGGCGGGAGCGCAGCAGCGAAGGCGACTCTTCCTGCGGCGCATCGCCTCGCTTGTGCTGATCCTGGCAGGCCTGGTCAGCATCGCCGGCGGGGGTTACTACGTGGGAACCCGATTGGCGCTCCCGTTTTTGTCGACAGACTCGCGCTTTGCCTTGCAGGAAGTCGTGCTCGAGGGCACCGAACGCCTTCCTCGCAAGGAGATCCTGGCCGCTTCCGGGCTGCGCCTGGGTCAAAACCTGCTGAGCATCTCGCTGCCGGAAGTCTACAAGGCCGTTTCGTCGCTCCCCTATGTGCAGCGAGCGTCGGTTCGCCGGGAGCTTCCCAATCGCATTGAGATTACCATTGAGGAGCGGGTCCCGCTCGCAAAAGTCTGGACCAAGGCCAAGCGATTTTCCGGCCAGAGCTTGTGCGTCGATTTCCAAGGGGTGGTCTTCGTAGCGCGCAGGGGTGAGGTCGTTGCCCTTCTCCCCGAGCTCGAAGGCGTGCCGTCCGATGATCTGGAGATCGGGAATCGGTTGCATACACCGGAATGTCGGGCGGCGCTGCACCTGCTCCGCCTGTTGCAAGGGACCCCTTCCTTGCGCAATCTCCTGGATCCGGCGAGCCTCGACGTCTCGGGTCATCTCTGCCTGAGGGTTGTCACCCGAGATGGGGTGGGCATCGTCTTGCGTCTGGACCATCTGGAGAGACAGATGAAGAGGCTGCAAAAGATTTATGTTTTTTCGCAGAGCCGCGGTCGCAAGGTGGCTTCCGTCGATCTGACGCCGGAGCAGAATGTTCCGGTGATTTTCGAGTATTAG
- the ftsA gene encoding cell division protein FtsA, with the protein MFGHKSRSVLVGLEAGTSKIKAAVAELNGQGSLILLGVSESPSTHIRKCEITDFEMTQKAIHQAILDAEAKMDVSIGEVYLAISGAHIRSFQSRLALDLGQEGGMIEEGHLRELRELVRQQVLPQGQILLHYLLQTYILDDGTATANPVGLFSRRLMADYHLVSGIATRLQTTVHCVKELSLRVKGYALSSYATAQALLTPEQKSFGSVVINCGAGITDYIVYRNGFVAHSGTLGVGGDHLTNDLAVALKIPFPRAEELKKAHGTVDLREEVAYRRVGLTAEGPYEQRFAPMSLIAEVLQARQAEIFEIIREDLEDQPFWEGFSGTIFLTGGGSRLDGIQKLATRIFDRPVEAAKPLAFGGEVSCEGREDWTTVLGLLRYARIVEMQESGGGRWDRMGRSLRRFLSGIRFF; encoded by the coding sequence ATGTTCGGCCACAAATCTCGGTCGGTCCTCGTCGGGCTGGAGGCGGGAACCAGCAAGATCAAGGCGGCCGTCGCGGAGCTCAATGGCCAAGGATCCCTGATTCTCCTCGGAGTGTCCGAGAGCCCTTCGACGCATATTCGGAAGTGCGAGATCACCGACTTCGAGATGACGCAGAAAGCGATCCACCAGGCGATCCTGGACGCGGAGGCAAAAATGGACGTCTCGATCGGAGAGGTCTACCTGGCGATCTCGGGCGCTCATATTCGCTCCTTCCAAAGCCGCCTTGCCCTCGATTTGGGGCAGGAAGGGGGGATGATCGAGGAGGGCCATTTGCGCGAGCTGCGCGAGCTGGTGCGGCAGCAAGTCCTGCCGCAGGGGCAGATCTTGCTCCATTATCTTCTGCAGACCTACATCCTGGACGACGGAACAGCGACGGCGAATCCCGTCGGCCTCTTCTCCCGCCGCCTCATGGCGGACTATCACCTGGTTTCCGGGATCGCAACGCGTCTCCAGACTACGGTTCACTGCGTGAAGGAGCTCTCGCTTCGGGTGAAGGGGTATGCCCTGTCGAGCTACGCGACCGCCCAGGCGCTCCTGACCCCGGAGCAGAAGAGCTTCGGATCGGTCGTCATCAACTGCGGAGCGGGAATCACCGATTACATCGTCTACCGGAATGGGTTTGTCGCCCATTCGGGAACGCTCGGGGTAGGAGGGGACCACCTGACCAACGATCTCGCGGTCGCCCTGAAGATTCCGTTTCCCCGAGCCGAGGAGCTCAAGAAGGCTCATGGCACGGTGGATTTGCGGGAAGAAGTGGCGTATCGCCGTGTCGGCCTGACGGCCGAGGGACCCTACGAGCAGCGATTCGCCCCGATGTCCTTGATCGCGGAAGTGCTTCAGGCGCGGCAGGCGGAGATCTTCGAGATCATTCGGGAAGACTTGGAAGATCAGCCGTTCTGGGAGGGCTTCTCGGGAACGATCTTCTTGACGGGCGGAGGATCCCGGCTCGACGGCATCCAGAAATTGGCGACAAGGATCTTCGACCGGCCCGTGGAGGCCGCAAAGCCACTCGCCTTCGGCGGAGAGGTCTCCTGCGAGGGGAGGGAGGATTGGACGACCGTGCTGGGTCTGCTACGCTATGCGCGGATCGTGGAAATGCAGGAGAGCGGGGGCGGTCGATGGGACCGTATGGGTCGGTCGCTACGTCGATTCCTTTCAGGGATCCGGTTCTTTTAG
- a CDS encoding substrate-binding domain-containing protein has protein sequence MGSNRWRDAGREGGLPSFEKPVRQKRLEKGLSQKEVAGRVGITRQALHSIETGRYVPNTLVAIRLARTLGSRVEELFPCWEGIDLPFSPGPFPQVEGGRRVVLADVRGRLIPYPVERLEEGSGTFVAADALLPGGDRGGQWTLLSSSTAIQRSALFLGCDPGIGLLVEKIATVSRDRLRWISCASETAAAALGAGQAHLAGCHLPGGELRNNRVLAREALQGFGGILIRFAQWEEGLAVARGNPLGIRSVEDLAHPGLRFLNRDAGSGSRALLDDLLRKRGIPGSAIPGYEKSARNPVAAARAVAFGVADASWTNRACAQAENVEFIPLGASEFDWIVPMDQVDHPMVALLLDLLCEARMQAEFAALPGYDVSRMGTVAARFAKERQAAS, from the coding sequence ATGGGAAGCAATCGGTGGCGAGACGCAGGGAGGGAAGGGGGGCTGCCGTCTTTCGAGAAGCCGGTCCGCCAAAAACGACTCGAAAAAGGTCTTTCGCAAAAAGAAGTGGCCGGCCGGGTCGGGATCACTCGGCAGGCTCTTCATTCGATCGAAACGGGCCGCTACGTGCCGAATACCTTGGTTGCGATCCGGCTTGCCCGGACGCTCGGAAGCCGGGTGGAGGAACTCTTTCCCTGCTGGGAGGGGATCGATCTTCCTTTTTCGCCGGGTCCGTTTCCCCAGGTGGAAGGCGGCAGGCGCGTGGTCTTGGCGGATGTGCGTGGCCGTCTGATCCCTTACCCGGTGGAGCGGCTCGAAGAGGGCTCCGGCACCTTCGTGGCAGCGGACGCGCTCCTCCCAGGGGGAGATCGGGGGGGCCAGTGGACTCTTCTCTCCTCCTCCACCGCCATTCAGAGAAGCGCCCTGTTCCTTGGCTGCGACCCGGGCATCGGCCTTCTCGTCGAGAAAATCGCCACCGTGAGCCGGGATCGACTCCGCTGGATCTCCTGCGCCAGCGAAACGGCGGCGGCCGCGCTTGGCGCCGGGCAGGCGCATCTGGCGGGCTGCCATCTTCCCGGAGGGGAGCTGCGCAACAACCGGGTGCTCGCCCGGGAAGCCTTGCAGGGATTCGGCGGAATCTTGATTCGCTTCGCGCAGTGGGAGGAAGGACTGGCTGTGGCGCGAGGGAACCCGCTGGGCATTCGCTCGGTGGAGGACCTGGCTCATCCCGGCTTGCGGTTCCTCAATCGGGACGCCGGATCCGGGAGCCGGGCTCTTCTGGACGACCTGCTCCGCAAGCGGGGGATTCCCGGAAGTGCGATTCCGGGATATGAGAAATCGGCCCGCAACCCGGTGGCGGCCGCGCGCGCCGTGGCTTTCGGGGTGGCGGATGCCTCCTGGACCAACCGCGCTTGCGCGCAGGCGGAGAACGTGGAGTTCATTCCCCTGGGAGCCAGTGAGTTTGATTGGATCGTTCCCATGGATCAAGTCGATCATCCCATGGTCGCCCTGTTGCTCGATCTCCTCTGCGAGGCGCGCATGCAGGCCGAGTTCGCCGCGCTTCCCGGATATGACGTGAGCCGGATGGGCACGGTTGCGGCGAGGTTCGCGAAGGAACGGCAGGCGGCAAGTTAG
- a CDS encoding ABC transporter ATP-binding protein produces the protein MSYRGCLPYFSGVAAASLLASFLLLLTVAASLLRPWPVQWLIDHALLSHPGTSHFLGWTLSLPETALGAAVALVGFSLLHGGLNLWANSLLYHCGLRALALLRTDLFGYLQNLPLPYHRSRIQADLAYRVAYDAQAIQTLFQRGLGTVLGSSATLIGAAIVLFRMNPLLAACALGILPFLWFVIGHFAERIRRQSGELQDRESRVLAQAVEGLANIQLLQAYGSEESTLSTFRRHVEESRQTNLRFLWTNSLSSLAATGITAFGAALVLFVGALQVAQGRLTVGELWVFFSYLALLYQPLEQLSYTAWALEDAAARLSRVFEVLQTDDTIPDLAGATDLPRPRGEIAFDHVQFSYEGRRPVLQDLSFHLAPGQRVAIVGPTGSGKSTLLALIPRFFEPSAGTIRIDGTDIRMVKKRSLRANLGIVLQDTVLFPGTILENIALGRPAASFEEIKKAAQGAQADEFIEQLPQKYQTLVGEHGQTLSGGQRQRIGIARAFLRQAPILLLDEPTGSLDPAVEAEILKSLHLLSAHRTTLLVTHRLRLAREMDWIYVLDEGRFSESGRHDDLLARGGLYCQLWEAQDTSGEAGTIASA, from the coding sequence TTGAGCTACCGCGGCTGCCTCCCCTACTTTTCCGGAGTCGCCGCCGCCTCCCTGCTCGCTTCCTTCCTGCTTCTCCTCACCGTGGCGGCAAGCCTGCTACGCCCTTGGCCCGTGCAGTGGCTCATCGACCACGCCCTCCTTTCGCACCCCGGGACAAGCCACTTCCTGGGCTGGACGCTTTCGTTGCCGGAAACCGCACTCGGTGCCGCCGTGGCTCTCGTCGGGTTTTCCCTGTTGCACGGAGGCCTCAACCTCTGGGCCAACTCGCTCCTGTATCACTGTGGATTGCGGGCTTTGGCCCTCCTGCGCACCGACCTTTTCGGGTATTTGCAGAACCTTCCCCTCCCCTATCACCGGAGCCGCATCCAAGCCGACTTGGCGTACCGGGTTGCCTATGACGCGCAGGCGATTCAGACGCTCTTCCAAAGGGGTCTTGGTACGGTCCTGGGGTCGAGTGCCACGCTGATCGGCGCCGCCATCGTCCTTTTTCGGATGAATCCTCTCTTGGCAGCGTGCGCTCTCGGCATCCTTCCGTTCCTCTGGTTTGTGATTGGCCATTTTGCGGAGAGGATCCGCCGGCAAAGCGGAGAGCTCCAAGACAGGGAGAGCCGGGTGCTTGCCCAGGCAGTCGAGGGTCTGGCGAACATTCAGCTGCTTCAAGCCTACGGCAGCGAGGAGAGCACCCTCTCGACCTTCCGCCGTCATGTGGAGGAGAGCCGCCAGACCAACCTCCGATTCCTCTGGACCAACAGCCTCTCCTCCTTGGCAGCCACCGGGATCACCGCCTTCGGAGCCGCCCTGGTACTCTTCGTGGGCGCGCTGCAAGTCGCCCAGGGGCGCCTGACCGTGGGCGAACTGTGGGTCTTTTTCAGCTACCTCGCCCTGCTCTACCAACCGCTCGAGCAGTTGTCGTACACCGCATGGGCTCTCGAGGATGCCGCAGCGCGCCTGTCCCGCGTCTTCGAGGTCCTGCAAACAGACGACACGATCCCCGACCTGGCTGGGGCGACCGATCTGCCGCGCCCTCGCGGAGAAATCGCCTTCGATCATGTCCAATTTTCCTATGAAGGGCGCCGGCCGGTTCTCCAGGACCTCTCCTTCCACCTCGCACCGGGCCAGCGCGTTGCCATCGTGGGTCCGACCGGCAGCGGAAAGAGCACGCTTCTGGCTCTGATTCCGCGCTTCTTCGAGCCTTCCGCTGGAACGATCCGGATCGATGGAACAGACATCCGGATGGTGAAGAAGCGATCCCTGCGCGCGAATCTGGGGATCGTCCTCCAGGATACGGTACTCTTCCCCGGGACCATCCTGGAAAACATCGCCTTGGGGCGGCCCGCCGCTTCGTTCGAGGAAATCAAGAAGGCGGCGCAAGGCGCGCAAGCCGATGAGTTCATCGAGCAGCTGCCGCAGAAGTACCAGACGCTGGTCGGCGAGCATGGACAGACCTTGAGTGGCGGGCAACGACAACGGATCGGGATCGCCCGCGCCTTCTTGCGGCAGGCCCCGATTCTCCTGCTTGACGAACCGACCGGCTCCCTCGACCCCGCGGTCGAGGCGGAAATCCTCAAGAGCCTGCATCTGCTCTCCGCCCACCGGACAACCTTGCTGGTCACCCACCGGCTTCGCCTAGCCAGGGAGATGGATTGGATCTACGTGCTGGACGAAGGGCGATTTTCCGAGTCGGGCCGGCATGACGACCTCCTGGCTCGAGGAGGTCTCTACTGCCAGCTCTGGGAAGCGCAAGACACGAGCGGGGAAGCAGGCACAATCGCTTCTGCCTAA